In Sphingomonas paeninsulae, the following proteins share a genomic window:
- a CDS encoding carbonic anhydrase, with product MVAPPQLNEVSELTGSDGIADLFERNRRWANRKTLTDPHFFERLVGQQSPQYFWVGCSDSRVPATEIVDLEPGEMFVHRNIANLAPANDVNFNAALLFSVNVLRVRHILVVGHYCCGGIRASRKALANDAVGMWLAPVRALCWQHRGTLYALPDEQAREDRLCELNVVSQVEKLCANPLVKQAWEDGYDLTVHGLIYAIGDGLLQRVCAPVSGIYAGGAGVVSDDDDDYQNIL from the coding sequence ATGGTCGCCCCGCCGCAGCTTAATGAGGTATCAGAACTAACTGGTAGCGATGGCATCGCTGATCTGTTTGAACGGAATCGGCGCTGGGCGAATCGCAAGACTCTGACCGATCCACATTTTTTCGAACGGCTCGTCGGCCAGCAAAGTCCGCAATATTTCTGGGTGGGATGTTCCGATAGTCGCGTGCCTGCAACAGAAATCGTCGATCTCGAACCGGGCGAAATGTTCGTCCACCGCAACATCGCAAATCTTGCGCCGGCGAACGATGTCAATTTCAACGCCGCCCTCCTGTTCTCCGTTAACGTACTGCGCGTTCGACATATCCTTGTCGTAGGCCATTATTGCTGCGGGGGCATTCGCGCGTCCCGGAAAGCTTTAGCAAATGATGCCGTCGGAATGTGGCTCGCGCCTGTTCGGGCCTTGTGCTGGCAGCATCGTGGCACGCTCTATGCCTTGCCAGACGAACAAGCGCGGGAAGACCGACTTTGCGAACTTAATGTCGTTTCCCAGGTCGAGAAGCTCTGCGCCAATCCGCTGGTCAAGCAGGCATGGGAGGATGGCTACGATCTGACGGTGCATGGGCTCATTTACGCTATTGGGGATGGGCTCTTGCAGAGAGTCTGCGCCCCTGTCTCTGGGATTTATGCGGGTGGCGCCGGTGTCGTGAGTGACGATGACGATGACTATCAGAATATCCTGTGA